One region of Chryseobacterium muglaense genomic DNA includes:
- the atpD gene encoding F0F1 ATP synthase subunit beta, translating to MANQIKGKISQIIGPVIDVVFNNVEAIPSIYDALEITKENGEKVVLEVEQHIGQDTVRCIAMDATDGLKRGQEVIGYGNPIIMPIGDAVNGRLFNVVGDAIDGLQNISKEGGLPIHRPAPKFDQLSTSAEVLFTGIKVIDLVEPYSKGGKIGLFGGAGVGKTVLIQELINNIAKGHGGLSVFAGVGERTREGNDLLREMLESGIIKYGDDFMHSMENGGWDLSKVDLEAMKDSKAAFVFGQMNEPPGARARVALSGLTLAEYYRDGGETGQGRDVLFFVDNIFRFTQAGSEVSALLGRMPSAVGYQPTLASEMGAMQERITSTKNGSITSVQAVYVPADDLTDPAPATTFAHLDATTVLDRKIASLGIYPAVDPLASTSRILAPEIIGEEHYNCAQRVKEILQRYKALQDIIAILGMEELSEEDKSVVYRARKVQRFLSQPFHVAEQFTGLKGSLVDIKDTIKGFTMIMDGELDHLPEAAFNLKGTIEEAIEAGQKMLADNA from the coding sequence ATGGCAAACCAAATTAAAGGAAAAATTTCTCAAATTATTGGTCCTGTAATCGATGTAGTTTTTAATAATGTAGAAGCTATACCAAGTATTTATGATGCTTTGGAGATTACAAAAGAAAACGGTGAAAAAGTAGTATTAGAAGTAGAGCAGCATATCGGTCAAGATACAGTAAGATGTATCGCAATGGATGCAACTGACGGTCTTAAAAGAGGTCAGGAAGTAATAGGATACGGAAATCCTATTATTATGCCAATCGGTGATGCAGTAAACGGAAGACTATTCAACGTTGTTGGGGATGCTATCGACGGACTTCAAAATATTTCTAAGGAAGGTGGTCTTCCTATTCACAGACCAGCTCCAAAATTTGATCAACTTTCAACTTCTGCAGAAGTTTTATTCACAGGTATTAAAGTAATCGACTTAGTAGAGCCTTACTCAAAAGGAGGTAAAATTGGTTTGTTCGGTGGTGCAGGTGTAGGTAAAACTGTATTAATCCAGGAATTGATTAACAATATTGCAAAAGGACACGGTGGTCTTTCTGTTTTTGCCGGAGTAGGTGAAAGAACGAGAGAAGGAAATGACCTTTTGAGAGAGATGTTAGAATCAGGTATTATTAAATACGGTGATGATTTCATGCACTCTATGGAAAACGGAGGTTGGGATCTTTCTAAAGTAGATTTAGAAGCAATGAAAGATTCTAAAGCAGCATTCGTTTTCGGACAAATGAACGAGCCACCTGGAGCAAGAGCGAGAGTAGCACTTTCTGGTCTTACTTTAGCTGAGTATTACAGAGACGGTGGTGAAACAGGACAAGGTAGAGACGTACTTTTCTTTGTAGATAATATCTTCCGTTTTACACAAGCTGGTTCTGAGGTATCTGCACTTTTAGGTCGTATGCCTTCTGCGGTAGGTTATCAACCAACTTTGGCATCTGAAATGGGTGCGATGCAGGAAAGAATTACTTCTACTAAAAATGGTTCAATTACTTCAGTACAGGCGGTTTACGTACCTGCGGATGATTTAACTGACCCGGCTCCTGCTACAACGTTTGCTCACTTAGATGCAACAACAGTATTAGATAGAAAAATTGCTTCATTAGGTATTTATCCAGCGGTAGATCCATTGGCTTCTACGTCAAGAATCTTGGCTCCGGAAATTATCGGTGAAGAGCATTATAACTGTGCTCAAAGAGTAAAAGAAATTCTTCAGAGATACAAAGCATTGCAAGATATTATCGCAATCCTTGGTATGGAAGAACTTTCTGAAGAAGATAAATCAGTCGTTTACAGAGCTAGAAAAGTTCAGAGATTTTTATCTCAGCCTTTCCACGTAGCTGAGCAGTTTACAGGTCTTAAAGGATCATTAGTAGATATCAAAGATACCATCAAAGGATTTACTATGATTATGGACGGTGAGCTAGATCATTTACCAGAAGCTGCTTTCAACTTGAAAGGAACTATTGAAGAAGCAATCGAAGCTGGACAAAAAATGTTAGCAGATAACGCATAA
- a CDS encoding FoF1 ATP synthase subunit delta/epsilon — protein MNIKILTPEYVVFEGEVDSVLLPGKNGEFHLMKNHAGIVSSLSGGKVKLFTKSVGEAYANNFTKENENQSEFFSYPIKSGVVEFNNEKGIILCE, from the coding sequence ATGAATATAAAAATTTTAACACCAGAATACGTAGTTTTTGAAGGAGAAGTAGACTCAGTATTGCTGCCCGGAAAGAATGGTGAATTTCACCTTATGAAAAACCACGCAGGAATTGTTTCTTCATTATCTGGCGGTAAAGTAAAGCTTTTTACAAAATCTGTAGGCGAGGCTTATGCTAATAATTTTACCAAAGAAAATGAAAATCAAAGCGAGTTTTTCTCTTATCCTATCAAAAGCGGTGTTGTAGAATTTAATAATGAAAAAGGTATTATCCTTTGCGAATAA
- a CDS encoding B12-binding domain-containing radical SAM protein, translated as MKDLLLITPPFTQLNTPYPATAYIKGFLNTKNISSYQIDLGIEVILELFSRDGIQKVFDTEINLQNISENSQRIFALRDEYLKTIDQVILFLQNKNPTLARQICSMNFLPEASRFNQLDDMEFAFGNMGLQDKAKHLATLYLEDLSDYIVENVDSDFGFSRYAERLGKSANSFDELYAKLNSDQTFIDDFTLKILHEKLESVQPKLVCFSIPFPGNLYSAFRSAKLIKENYPHIKTAMGGGFPNTELREIKDERVFEFFDFITLDDGEVPLELIINNEKLNSKEEYKRTFLIENQEVTYKNNSTKHDYKQSEIGTPDYSDLQLDKYISVIEIANPMHSLWSDGRWNKLTMAHGCYWGKCTFCDISLDYIKIYEPISAKILVDRMEELIKTTGETGFHFVDEAAPPALMREVALEILRRNLVVTWWTNIRFEKSFTQDLCFLLKLSGCVAVSGGLEVASDRLLNLIDKGVSVDQVAKVTKNFTEAGIMVHAYLMYGYPTQTVQETVDSLEMVRQLFEMGILQSGFWHQFAMTAHSPVGQNPEEFGVTPIKQEIKFANNDIDFTDKTGIDHSKFSFGLKKSLFNFMHGINFEIPLQDWFDFKIPKTTIHPDYIHDCLLDEDQFSFKGNSKIVFLAKNVIAENYIKTKKQNSWTYTRITFHLRTNIVKVELEQEKADWLIKISAENTFENPKCITLQQLKVNFEQDFEDFELFWFSKPMQQLKENGIILSL; from the coding sequence TTGAAAGATCTTCTTCTTATTACTCCACCTTTCACGCAACTCAACACTCCTTATCCGGCTACAGCTTATATTAAAGGTTTTTTGAATACTAAAAATATTTCAAGCTATCAAATAGATTTGGGGATCGAAGTAATCTTGGAGCTATTTTCAAGAGATGGAATTCAAAAAGTATTTGATACCGAAATTAATCTACAGAATATTTCAGAAAACTCGCAACGAATTTTTGCTTTAAGAGATGAATATTTAAAAACAATCGATCAGGTTATTTTATTTCTTCAGAATAAAAATCCTACTTTGGCAAGACAGATTTGCTCGATGAATTTTCTTCCCGAAGCTTCCAGGTTCAATCAGTTAGATGACATGGAATTTGCTTTCGGAAATATGGGCCTTCAGGACAAAGCCAAGCATTTGGCTACTTTATATTTAGAAGATTTATCAGATTATATTGTTGAAAATGTAGATTCGGATTTTGGGTTTAGCAGATATGCGGAAAGATTAGGAAAATCTGCCAATTCTTTCGACGAATTATATGCAAAATTAAATTCTGATCAGACATTTATTGATGATTTTACTTTAAAAATTCTTCACGAAAAATTAGAATCGGTTCAGCCAAAATTGGTGTGTTTTTCAATTCCTTTTCCAGGAAATTTATACTCTGCTTTTCGGTCAGCAAAATTGATAAAAGAAAATTATCCGCACATTAAAACTGCGATGGGCGGCGGTTTTCCGAATACTGAATTAAGGGAAATTAAAGATGAAAGAGTTTTTGAATTTTTCGATTTCATCACTTTAGATGATGGTGAAGTTCCTTTAGAATTAATAATTAATAATGAAAAATTAAATTCTAAAGAAGAATATAAGCGTACTTTTTTAATTGAAAACCAAGAAGTTACTTATAAAAACAATTCCACCAAACACGATTACAAGCAATCGGAAATTGGAACTCCAGATTACAGTGATTTACAGCTAGATAAATATATTTCTGTTATTGAAATTGCTAATCCAATGCACAGTTTATGGAGCGACGGAAGATGGAATAAATTGACAATGGCACATGGTTGCTATTGGGGAAAATGTACCTTTTGTGATATTTCTTTAGATTACATAAAAATTTATGAACCCATTTCTGCTAAAATTTTGGTTGACAGAATGGAAGAATTAATTAAAACAACCGGCGAAACCGGATTTCATTTTGTAGATGAAGCTGCTCCTCCCGCTCTGATGCGAGAAGTTGCTTTGGAAATTTTGCGAAGAAATTTAGTAGTAACCTGGTGGACAAATATTCGTTTTGAAAAAAGCTTTACTCAGGATTTATGTTTCTTATTAAAACTTTCGGGCTGCGTTGCAGTTTCTGGCGGATTGGAAGTAGCGAGCGACCGATTACTAAATTTAATTGACAAAGGAGTTTCTGTAGACCAAGTTGCGAAAGTTACCAAAAATTTTACTGAAGCTGGAATTATGGTTCATGCGTATTTGATGTACGGCTACCCTACTCAAACGGTTCAGGAGACGGTAGATTCTTTAGAAATGGTTCGTCAGCTTTTTGAAATGGGAATTTTACAAAGTGGTTTTTGGCATCAGTTTGCAATGACCGCACATTCTCCGGTCGGACAAAATCCTGAAGAATTTGGAGTGACACCCATTAAACAGGAAATTAAATTTGCCAATAATGATATTGATTTTACAGATAAAACAGGAATCGATCATAGTAAATTTAGTTTCGGGTTAAAAAAATCGCTCTTCAATTTCATGCACGGAATTAATTTTGAAATTCCTCTCCAGGATTGGTTTGATTTTAAAATTCCAAAAACAACCATTCATCCTGACTACATTCACGATTGCTTGTTAGATGAAGACCAATTTAGCTTTAAAGGAAATTCTAAAATTGTATTTTTAGCGAAAAACGTAATCGCTGAGAATTACATAAAAACAAAAAAACAGAACTCTTGGACGTACACGAGAATTACGTTCCACTTACGAACTAACATTGTTAAAGTAGAATTAGAACAGGAAAAAGCAGATTGGCTGATAAAAATAAGTGCAGAAAATACTTTTGAAAACCCAAAATGTATTACCCTTCAACAACTTAAAGTTAATTTTGAACAAGACTTTGAAGATTTTGAACTATTTTGGTTTTCAAAACCAATGCAACAGCTAAAAGAGAACGGAATTATTTTGAGTTTGTAA
- a CDS encoding aminotransferase class I/II-fold pyridoxal phosphate-dependent enzyme → MVDIFERIKQNPGPLGQFADYAEGYFVFPKLEGPIGPRMKFQGKDVIFWSANDYLGLCNHPEVLEADAKAAAEFGMFYPMGARAMSGETQQHQQLEKELAEFTQKDAAYLLNFGYQGMVSCIDALVTRHDVIVYDADSHACIVDGVRLHMGKSFTFKHNDIESLEKNLARATKVAEENGGGILVITEGVFGMRGMQGKLKEICDLKSKFNFRLLVDDAHGFGTLGKTGAGAGEEQGCQDQIDVYFSTFAKSMAGFGAFLSGDENIIRFLKYNLRSQIFAKSLTMPMVIGGLKRLELLRTRPEIKDKLWENVTKLQNGLKERGFNLGNTNTCVTPVFIKGTTIEATLLAKDLRENYGVFTSVVVYPVIPKGMILLRLIPTASHTDSEINETLAAFDGIKEKFDTGVYAEMEKQMNIEYKQM, encoded by the coding sequence ATGGTAGATATTTTTGAAAGAATAAAACAAAATCCAGGACCGCTAGGTCAGTTTGCAGATTACGCAGAAGGATATTTTGTATTCCCAAAACTTGAAGGTCCAATTGGTCCGAGAATGAAATTTCAAGGTAAAGATGTAATTTTCTGGAGCGCCAACGATTATTTAGGATTGTGTAATCATCCTGAAGTATTGGAAGCGGATGCAAAAGCGGCTGCAGAATTCGGAATGTTTTATCCGATGGGCGCAAGAGCGATGTCTGGTGAAACTCAACAGCATCAGCAATTGGAAAAAGAATTGGCAGAATTTACCCAAAAAGATGCTGCTTATCTTTTAAACTTCGGTTATCAAGGAATGGTTTCATGTATTGATGCTTTGGTGACAAGACATGATGTTATCGTTTATGATGCAGATTCTCACGCTTGTATCGTAGATGGAGTACGTCTTCACATGGGAAAAAGTTTTACTTTCAAACATAATGATATCGAGAGTTTAGAGAAAAACTTAGCGAGAGCAACTAAAGTGGCTGAAGAAAATGGTGGTGGAATCTTAGTAATCACTGAAGGTGTTTTCGGAATGAGAGGAATGCAGGGGAAACTAAAAGAAATTTGTGATTTAAAATCTAAATTCAATTTCAGACTTTTGGTTGATGATGCACATGGTTTCGGAACTTTAGGTAAAACTGGAGCCGGAGCTGGTGAAGAGCAAGGTTGCCAGGATCAGATTGATGTTTACTTCTCTACTTTTGCTAAATCTATGGCTGGTTTTGGAGCTTTTCTTTCAGGTGACGAAAATATCATCAGATTTTTAAAATACAATCTTCGTTCTCAGATTTTCGCAAAATCTTTAACAATGCCAATGGTAATTGGAGGTTTAAAAAGATTAGAATTATTAAGAACACGCCCAGAAATTAAAGATAAATTATGGGAAAACGTAACTAAACTTCAAAACGGATTAAAAGAAAGAGGTTTCAATCTTGGGAACACCAATACTTGTGTAACACCGGTTTTCATAAAAGGAACAACAATTGAAGCAACTCTTTTAGCAAAAGATCTAAGAGAAAATTACGGTGTATTCACATCAGTTGTAGTATATCCTGTAATTCCAAAAGGAATGATTTTATTAAGATTAATTCCTACAGCTTCGCATACAGATTCAGAGATCAACGAAACTTTAGCTGCTTTTGATGGCATCAAAGAAAAATTTGATACTGGAGTATATGCAGAAATGGAAAAACAAATGAACATCGAGTACAAGCAAATGTAA
- a CDS encoding PLP-dependent cysteine synthase family protein, producing MSNVYDNILGLIGNTPLVKLNTVTKEIPAKIYAKLESYNPGHSTKDRIALHIIENAEKKGLLKEDSVVVETTSGNTGFSLAMVCIIKGYKCILAVSDKTKAEKIAYLKALGATVYICPANVPANDPRSYYEVAKRIAAETPNSVYINQYFNELNIDAHYQTTGPEIWEQTEGKITHLFACTGTGGTLSGSAKFLKEKNPDIKIIGVDADGSILKSFHETGKIHKEDVHPYQIEGMGKNLIPSALLFDKVDEFVRVNDEMSAYRTRELALKEAIMGGYTTGAVTQGLMQYAQSHELTENDFVVMIYPDHGSRYITKVYSDKWMEEQGFINNCFHNYDEVFKTEFIK from the coding sequence ATGAGTAATGTTTACGATAATATTCTTGGCTTGATTGGGAACACTCCTTTAGTGAAACTTAATACAGTGACTAAAGAAATTCCTGCAAAAATTTATGCTAAGTTAGAATCATATAATCCTGGACATTCCACAAAAGATAGAATCGCACTTCATATTATTGAAAACGCTGAGAAAAAAGGTTTATTAAAGGAAGATTCAGTAGTTGTAGAAACTACTTCCGGCAATACAGGTTTTTCACTTGCAATGGTTTGCATCATTAAAGGATACAAATGTATTCTTGCGGTAAGTGATAAAACAAAAGCTGAAAAAATAGCTTATCTGAAAGCTCTTGGTGCCACAGTATATATATGTCCTGCGAATGTACCTGCGAATGACCCGAGATCATATTATGAGGTAGCAAAAAGAATTGCTGCCGAAACCCCCAATTCTGTTTATATCAATCAGTACTTTAATGAGCTGAATATTGATGCCCACTATCAGACCACGGGTCCTGAAATTTGGGAGCAGACTGAAGGCAAAATTACTCACCTTTTTGCATGTACAGGAACTGGTGGAACGTTATCAGGTTCTGCAAAATTCTTAAAAGAGAAAAATCCAGATATTAAAATTATCGGTGTTGATGCAGACGGATCTATTTTGAAGAGTTTCCATGAAACCGGTAAAATTCACAAAGAAGATGTACATCCTTATCAGATTGAAGGAATGGGAAAAAATTTAATTCCTTCTGCCCTTTTATTTGATAAAGTGGATGAATTTGTGAGAGTAAATGACGAAATGTCGGCTTACAGAACCCGTGAACTTGCTTTGAAAGAAGCCATTATGGGCGGTTATACAACAGGAGCTGTTACTCAGGGGTTGATGCAATATGCGCAGTCTCATGAGTTAACTGAAAATGATTTTGTGGTAATGATTTATCCGGATCACGGCTCACGTTATATTACAAAAGTGTACAGTGATAAATGGATGGAGGAGCAAGGTTTCATCAACAACTGTTTCCATAACTACGATGAGGTTTTCAAAACAGAATTCATCAAATAA
- a CDS encoding protein O-mannosyl-transferase family: protein MKNWTFRQWNTLLGWVTFVIAFFTYLSTMEPNFSFWDCGEYISSAVKLEVTHAPGAALFQIVGAVAAIFAFGKGENYSIVINGMSALFSAFTILFLFWTITHFVRRLLNKDFEEITKHQEISILFAGLIGALCFTFSDTFWFSAVEGEVYSMTSMFIALLVWLITKWENEYLEKDNERWIILIFFILGLSVGVHMMGMLAIPAVCLVYYARNYTFTWKNFIIANLITLGILILVFKIIFPVIMSLFGKLEIFFVNGLGLPFHSGTIAGFIIMVALCYFLIKYARQSKKNIFQTVALSIVYMIIGFSCWMVIPIRANANPPMNLNDPDTAIGMLDYYNREQYGDWPTIYGQNYTAFLDANGIQKNEDGSFKTKKTGEVYEKDEKTGTYRKTSERFNYIFDKSHVSLMPRMFNDDKDVMSNYISMYGAPDFQFNYANEDVADSPEAKQIFDELRAKYEDGTITAADYLKVRPYNLITVQKPSLAQNMDYFISFQNGYYFLRYLMWNYVGRQNDLEGNSENTKGNWISGIAPIDNALWGNQDAMPAKFKNESTVAFFFLPLLLGILGCYFQFSRDFGRFYAILSLFILTSVGIIFYTGVKPFEPRERDYAMVGSFYAFAIWIGLGAGGILWYLQSKVKSNAANIGFGVILLGVPFMMGFQNYNVHDRSNRYTAYDYSYSVLKSLPKEDILFVYGDNDTYPVWAMQETERFRDDVKVVNFTLLSTPWNIDQVKRKTYNSNPIPSQLTHEDYRDGVNDQIYLMKKNDWKNIIANLQEAGAPESAIAPFQKYLVQDSMTLKEAMNFIKMKSPEKDEVLKMIFGEERYEKYNFLPVNKFVIPVNKTNAVKAGIINASDLPNTVDQIVVDYKSGTLYKNNLMMFDILANFDWKRPINFSSGGVYESENIFFLDEYLQFDGFSYRLVPIHTPRSSDGEMGRVDANSLYNIVKNYRWGNFKDLKVHFDETATSNIMSYRSSASRAAAALALSGQKAKALEVLDLAAKEIPAEKYNDPRSLSSMVYGYIVAGQEEKGLKLAEILKKGIFEEYDYYLSLSPSEQRFAGRPMRSKPMEYSLVVTSVTDAYKKIGQPEKAYNYLVKSIEPVDKKFNVFIKDLQQMGKEKAMKESEKVQRITPFYQYLFDIMEPFDSTYAKEKEDQITTAIIKATQ from the coding sequence ATGAAAAACTGGACTTTTAGGCAATGGAACACCCTTCTCGGATGGGTGACTTTCGTTATTGCATTTTTCACGTACTTATCAACTATGGAACCCAATTTTAGTTTTTGGGATTGTGGTGAGTACATTTCTTCAGCAGTAAAATTAGAAGTAACGCATGCTCCCGGAGCCGCTTTATTTCAGATTGTGGGAGCAGTAGCTGCCATTTTTGCTTTTGGAAAAGGTGAAAATTACTCTATCGTTATCAACGGAATGTCGGCATTATTCAGCGCATTTACAATTTTGTTTTTGTTCTGGACGATTACTCATTTTGTAAGAAGACTTCTTAACAAAGATTTTGAAGAGATCACAAAACATCAGGAGATTTCTATTCTTTTTGCAGGACTTATCGGAGCTTTGTGTTTTACCTTTTCTGATACGTTTTGGTTTTCAGCAGTGGAAGGTGAAGTGTACTCGATGACATCGATGTTTATTGCACTTTTAGTTTGGTTGATTACGAAATGGGAAAACGAATATCTTGAGAAAGACAATGAAAGATGGATTATTTTAATCTTCTTTATCTTAGGTCTTTCGGTAGGGGTTCACATGATGGGAATGCTTGCGATACCTGCAGTATGTTTAGTTTACTACGCAAGAAACTATACATTTACCTGGAAAAATTTCATTATTGCAAACCTGATTACTTTAGGAATTTTAATTCTTGTCTTTAAAATTATCTTCCCGGTAATCATGTCTTTATTTGGAAAGCTTGAAATCTTCTTTGTAAATGGTTTAGGATTACCTTTCCACTCTGGAACGATTGCTGGCTTTATCATTATGGTAGCGCTTTGTTATTTCCTTATAAAATATGCAAGACAGTCTAAGAAAAATATTTTTCAGACGGTAGCTTTATCTATAGTGTATATGATTATTGGTTTCTCTTGTTGGATGGTTATTCCGATCAGAGCCAACGCAAATCCGCCAATGAATCTTAATGATCCCGATACCGCAATTGGTATGCTTGATTATTACAACAGAGAACAATACGGAGACTGGCCTACAATTTACGGTCAAAACTATACAGCATTTTTAGATGCTAACGGAATTCAGAAAAACGAAGATGGTAGTTTTAAAACTAAAAAGACCGGAGAAGTTTACGAAAAAGACGAAAAAACAGGAACTTACAGAAAAACGAGTGAACGTTTTAATTATATTTTTGATAAGTCTCATGTGAGCTTAATGCCGAGAATGTTCAACGATGATAAAGATGTAATGTCAAATTACATTTCTATGTACGGCGCACCCGATTTTCAGTTTAATTATGCAAATGAAGATGTGGCAGACAGCCCAGAAGCAAAACAAATTTTTGATGAGCTGAGAGCTAAATATGAAGATGGAACGATTACCGCTGCAGATTATCTAAAAGTAAGACCTTATAATTTAATCACGGTTCAAAAGCCTTCTTTGGCTCAGAATATGGATTATTTTATTTCATTCCAAAATGGATATTATTTCTTAAGATATTTAATGTGGAACTATGTCGGAAGACAGAATGACCTTGAAGGAAACAGCGAAAACACAAAAGGAAACTGGATTTCTGGAATTGCGCCAATCGATAATGCTCTTTGGGGAAATCAAGATGCGATGCCAGCAAAATTCAAGAATGAAAGCACAGTAGCATTTTTCTTCTTACCTTTATTATTAGGTATTTTAGGATGTTATTTCCAGTTTAGCAGAGATTTTGGAAGATTTTATGCAATATTATCTTTATTTATTTTAACAAGTGTTGGAATTATTTTCTACACCGGAGTAAAACCTTTCGAGCCGAGAGAAAGAGATTATGCAATGGTTGGTTCGTTCTATGCTTTTGCCATTTGGATTGGTCTGGGAGCCGGAGGAATTTTGTGGTATTTACAGTCTAAAGTAAAATCAAACGCTGCAAATATCGGATTCGGAGTTATTTTATTGGGAGTTCCGTTTATGATGGGTTTCCAAAACTATAATGTACACGATAGAAGCAACAGATATACAGCATACGACTATTCTTATTCAGTATTAAAATCATTACCAAAAGAAGATATTTTATTTGTTTATGGTGATAACGATACGTATCCGGTTTGGGCAATGCAGGAAACAGAGAGATTCCGTGATGATGTAAAAGTGGTTAACTTTACACTACTTTCTACTCCTTGGAATATCGATCAGGTAAAAAGAAAAACATATAATTCTAATCCTATTCCTAGTCAGCTTACTCATGAAGATTACAGAGATGGTGTGAATGACCAAATCTACCTAATGAAGAAGAATGATTGGAAAAACATCATCGCTAATCTACAGGAAGCTGGAGCTCCGGAAAGTGCTATAGCGCCGTTCCAGAAATATTTGGTTCAGGATTCTATGACTTTGAAAGAGGCAATGAATTTCATTAAAATGAAATCTCCTGAAAAAGATGAAGTTTTAAAAATGATTTTTGGTGAAGAACGTTACGAAAAGTACAATTTCCTTCCGGTAAATAAATTTGTAATTCCTGTAAACAAAACAAACGCAGTGAAAGCAGGAATCATCAATGCTTCAGACCTTCCTAATACGGTAGATCAGATTGTGGTTGATTACAAATCTGGAACTTTATATAAGAATAACCTGATGATGTTTGATATTTTAGCAAACTTTGATTGGAAAAGACCAATTAATTTCTCTTCAGGAGGGGTTTACGAAAGCGAAAACATTTTCTTCTTAGACGAGTATCTTCAGTTTGACGGTTTTAGCTACAGATTGGTTCCTATTCACACGCCAAGAAGCAGTGATGGAGAAATGGGAAGAGTAGATGCAAACTCATTATATAATATTGTAAAAAACTATAGATGGGGTAATTTCAAAGACTTGAAAGTTCATTTTGATGAAACAGCAACGTCAAACATTATGAGCTACAGAAGTTCTGCAAGCAGAGCAGCGGCAGCTTTAGCATTATCTGGTCAGAAGGCAAAAGCTTTAGAAGTATTAGATCTTGCAGCAAAAGAAATTCCTGCAGAAAAATATAATGATCCTCGTTCTTTAAGTTCAATGGTTTACGGATATATCGTTGCAGGACAAGAAGAAAAAGGATTGAAGCTTGCTGAAATTCTTAAAAAAGGAATTTTTGAAGAATATGATTATTATTTATCTTTAAGCCCGTCTGAGCAGAGATTTGCAGGAAGACCAATGAGATCAAAACCAATGGAATATTCATTAGTTGTAACCTCAGTAACCGATGCTTATAAAAAAATAGGCCAACCTGAGAAAGCTTACAATTATCTTGTAAAATCTATTGAGCCTGTAGATAAGAAATTTAATGTATTCATTAAAGACCTTCAGCAAATGGGCAAAGAAAAAGCAATGAAAGAATCTGAAAAAGTACAGAGAATCACGCCGTTTTATCAATATTTGTTTGATATAATGGAACCATTTGATTCTACTTACGCTAAAGAAAAAGAAGATCAGATTACCACGGCGATTATCAAAGCAACACAATAA